Proteins co-encoded in one Arthrobacter globiformis genomic window:
- a CDS encoding glutamate synthase subunit beta, producing the protein MADPRGFLKVRQRETQPRRPVPVRIMDWKEVYEAQEKGVLRSQAGRCMDCGVPFCHQGCPLGNLIPEWNDLMWRDKGEEAIERLHATNNFPEWTGRLCPAPCEASCVLGINQPAVTIKQVEVSIIDEAFDHGWVNPLPPHRLTGKTVAVVGSGPAGLAAAQQLTRVGHTVAVYERDDKIGGLLRYGIPDFKMEKEQVDRRLEQMKAEGTRFRTGVAVGTDVTWEQLRRRYDAVVIATGATVPRDLPIPGRELAGVHFAMDYLVPSNRVVAGESPENHIDARGKHVVILGGGDTGADCIGTAHRQQAASVTTLAIGKQPPLERAGHQPWPTFPTLFEVASAHEEGGERTYLASTVEFVGEDGKLTGVKVAETEFVDGKRLPKAGTERIIPADLVFLSLGFTGAEPAGITEQVSAEFDGRGNVARDGYYMTNTEGVFVAGDAGRGQSLIVWAIAEGRAAAAAVDKYLMGSTILPAPVAPTDRAIAVL; encoded by the coding sequence GTGGCTGATCCACGCGGATTTCTGAAAGTACGTCAGCGTGAAACCCAGCCGCGCCGTCCCGTTCCCGTCCGCATCATGGACTGGAAGGAAGTCTACGAGGCCCAGGAAAAGGGTGTCCTGAGGAGCCAGGCCGGCCGCTGCATGGACTGCGGCGTGCCGTTCTGCCACCAGGGCTGCCCGCTGGGGAACCTGATTCCCGAGTGGAACGACCTCATGTGGCGGGACAAAGGCGAGGAAGCGATTGAGCGGCTGCACGCCACCAACAACTTCCCCGAATGGACCGGCCGGCTCTGCCCCGCCCCCTGCGAGGCGTCCTGCGTACTGGGCATCAACCAGCCCGCGGTGACCATCAAGCAGGTCGAGGTGTCCATCATTGATGAGGCCTTCGACCATGGCTGGGTCAACCCTCTGCCGCCGCACCGCCTCACCGGCAAGACGGTCGCCGTCGTCGGTTCCGGCCCTGCCGGCCTGGCGGCTGCACAGCAGCTGACCCGCGTGGGCCACACCGTGGCCGTCTACGAACGGGACGACAAGATCGGCGGCCTGCTGCGTTACGGCATCCCCGACTTCAAGATGGAAAAAGAGCAGGTGGACCGCCGGCTCGAGCAGATGAAGGCCGAAGGCACCCGCTTCCGCACCGGCGTCGCCGTCGGTACGGACGTCACCTGGGAGCAGCTGCGCCGCCGCTACGACGCCGTGGTCATCGCCACTGGCGCCACGGTGCCGCGGGACCTGCCCATCCCGGGCCGAGAACTTGCCGGCGTGCACTTCGCCATGGATTACCTCGTCCCCTCCAACCGCGTGGTGGCGGGGGAGTCCCCGGAGAACCACATCGACGCCCGCGGCAAGCACGTCGTCATCCTCGGCGGCGGCGACACCGGCGCGGACTGCATCGGCACGGCACACCGCCAGCAGGCAGCCTCGGTGACCACCCTGGCCATCGGCAAGCAGCCGCCGCTGGAGCGCGCCGGCCACCAGCCGTGGCCTACGTTCCCCACCCTCTTCGAGGTGGCCAGCGCCCACGAGGAGGGCGGTGAGCGCACGTACCTCGCCTCCACCGTTGAGTTCGTTGGCGAGGACGGCAAGTTGACCGGCGTCAAGGTTGCAGAGACCGAATTCGTGGACGGCAAGCGCCTGCCCAAGGCGGGCACCGAACGGATCATTCCTGCCGATCTGGTTTTCCTGTCCTTGGGCTTCACCGGAGCGGAGCCGGCCGGCATCACCGAGCAGGTCAGCGCCGAGTTCGACGGCCGCGGCAACGTGGCCCGCGACGGTTACTACATGACCAACACCGAGGGTGTCTTCGTGGCCGGCGACGCGGGCCGCGGACAGTCCCTGATCGTGTGGGCCATCGCCGAAGGGCGTGCCGCCGCTGCGGCGGTGGACAAGTACCTGATGGGAAGCACCATTCTTCCTGCACCCGTGGCTCCGACGGACCGCGCCATAGCCGTCCTGTAG